A stretch of Methanobrevibacter sp. YE315 DNA encodes these proteins:
- a CDS encoding NUDIX domain-containing protein: MHRKYGLTMRGIIKNDDGKILILKRHPLSKTDPDTWELPGGKVDPGESFDDALVREIKEETSLDAKVGDFAEAVQNDYAHKRTVQLIMYLDDVEGDVKISDEHIDWMWADLGDVESLELSSSFKKVLKKRNWKI, encoded by the coding sequence ATGCATAGAAAATACGGACTTACAATGCGCGGAATAATCAAGAACGATGACGGCAAAATACTGATTTTAAAAAGGCATCCACTCTCAAAGACCGACCCTGACACCTGGGAGCTTCCGGGAGGCAAAGTGGATCCCGGCGAATCCTTTGATGATGCTCTTGTTCGTGAGATTAAGGAGGAAACAAGTCTGGATGCTAAAGTTGGAGACTTTGCAGAAGCCGTACAGAACGATTATGCCCACAAAAGGACCGTGCAGCTGATAATGTATCTTGATGATGTTGAAGGTGATGTCAAAATCAGCGATGAGCACATTGACTGGATGTGGGCTGATTTGGGTGATGTTGAATCCTTGGAACTGTCCAGTTCATTTAAAAAAGTTTTGAAAAAAAGAAATTGGAAAATTTAA